The window CTCGGGGGCGTTGAGGTGCTTGTACAGGTTGAGGACGAGGTTGTTGCCGACGATCGAGTCGCCGGTCGCGAAGAAGGCGACGAGGCGGTGGATCAGGTGCCGCTCGGCCGGCGTCACGCGGGACCGCAGGTCGGTCAGGTCGGTCGAGAAGTCCACCTCGTCGACGGTCCAGGTGTTCCTGATCGCGTCCTTGTACATCTCGAAGAACGGCGGGTAGCGCATTGGGCGCAAGGTCAGACTCATGCCCGGTTCGAGCAGCATCGCGAGGCTCCTCAGTGCGGTTTCGGTGTCGGGCGCGGGTCACTGACAGGCGTCACAGGAGCCGGGGTTTTCGAGGGAACAGGCGACGGCCTGCGTCGCGGCGGCCGCCTTCGTAACGGTCGTCTTGGCGATCGCCGTGGCCGGGCGCGAGCGGAGATAGTACGTCGTCTTCAACCCTTTCTTCCAGGCGTACATGTACATCGACGACATCTTGCCGATGGTCGGGCTCTCCAGGAACAGGTTGAGCGACTGGCTCTGATCGATGAACGGCCCGCGCTCGGCGGCCATGTCGATGAGCGCCCGCATCGGTACCTCCCAGGCCGTGCGATAAACCGACCGCAAGTCAGCCGGCAACTCCTCGATGCCCTGTACCGACCCGTCTGCCAGCTTGATCCGGGCGCGCACGGCGTCCGTCCAAAGTCCCAGTGCCTTCAAGTCGTCCACCAGATAGCGGTTCAGTTGGAGGAACTCGCCCGAGAGCGTTTCCCGCTTGAACAGGTTCGATACCTGCGGTTCGACGCACTCGTACGCCCCGACGATCGAGGCGATGGTCGCCGTCGGCGCGATGGCGACCAGGAGCGAGTTCCGGAGGCCCGTCTGACGAATCCGCGCGCGCAGGGCGTCCCACCGGGCCGCTTTGGTCGGGGTGACGCCCCAGAGGTCGATCTGGAGAACTCCGCCCGCGGCCCGCGTCTCGTGAAAATTCGGGTGCGACCCCCGGCTCTCCGCGAGGTCGCACGAGGTCGATAACGCGTGGTAGTAGATCTCTTCCTGAATTCGGCGCGACAGTTCGCGTGCGGCGGGCGCGTCGAACGGCAGCCGTAACGTGAAGAACACGTCCTGGAGACCCATCACCCCGAGCCCCACCGGCCGCCAGCGTTGGTTGGACGCGGCGGCCTCCGGGGTCGGGTAAAAGTTGATGTCGATGACCCGGTCGAGAAACCGGACGGCCGTTCGTACCGTTTCGGCAAGCGCATCGAAGTCGAACCCGTCCGGGCTGACGTGCCGGGCCAGGTTCACCGACCCGAGGTTGCACACGGCCGTCTCCCCGGCCGACGACACCTCGACGATCTCGGTACACAAGTTCGAGCTGTGAACGACGGCCCCGGTCGCCCCCGTCTGGTTACACGCCCGGTTGCAGGCGTCCTTGAAGGTCATCCACCCGTTCCCCGTCTCGGCCAGGGTCCGCATCATCCGGGCGTACAGGTCCTGGGCCGGCAGCCGTTTGGCCGCAAGGCCCCTGGCTTCCGCTTCTTCGTAGGCGGCGTCGAACGCGGCGCCGAACAGGTCGGTCAGGTGGGGGACCACTTTCGGGTCGAACAGCGACCACTCCGCCCCCGCCTCGACACGCCGCATGAACAGGTCTGGCACCCAGTTGGCGAGGTTCAGGTTGTACGTCCGCCGGGCCGGGTCGCCGGTGTTGTCGCGGAGTTCCAGAAACTCCTCGATGTCGGCGTGCCACGTCTCCAGGTAGACGCAACACGCCCCCTTCCGCTTGCCCCCTTGATTGACCGCGGCGACCGAGGCGTCGAGCGTTTTCAACCACGGGACGACGCCGTTGCTGTGCCCGTTCGTCCCGCGGATGAGCGACCCGCGGGCGCGGACGCGGTGGTAGGCGAGGCCGATTCCGCCGGCGAACTTCGACAACTTCGCCACGTCCGCGTACCGGTCGTAGATGGCTTCCAGGTTGTCGGCCGGGGAGTCGAGCAGGTAGCAGGACGACATCTGCGGGCGGGCGGTGCCGGAGTTGAATAGCGTCGGGGTGCTGGGAAGGTAGCGGTGGGCGGCCAGCAGCCGGTAGAACTCGATGGCGTCGCCCGCCGTCTCCGCGAGCCCACACGCCACGCGGAGGAAGAAGAACGCCGGGGTCTCGATGACGTGCCGCGTCTCCGGGTGGCGGAGCAGGTAGCGGTCGTAGACGGTCCGCAGGCCGAAATACTCGTACAGGTCCGGGACCGGCTCGCCGGCCGCGGCGTTCAGTTTCCGGGCGTTGGCCGCGACAAATCCCATCGTCGTTTCCGCGACCAGACCGTGCCGATACCCGGCGGCGATCGACTGGGAAAACGAATGAACGTCCTGGTTCTCGACTTCCTTATCGACATAGGTGGCGAGCAGGCGGGCCGCGAGCCGGGAATACTCCGGCTCCTCGGCGATCAACCCGGCAGCCGTCTGGATCGACAGCCGATCGAGTTCGGCGGTGGTCGCCCCGTCGTACAGGCCGCCGATCGTCTTGACGGCCACCCGCATCGGGTCGACGTGCGGCAGCCCGCCCGCGCACCGCTGAACGGCCCGGACGATCTTGTTGACGTTGACGTCTTCCAGCGACCCGTTCCGCTTCCGCACCTGCATGACGGCTTGAGGGCTGGCGGACGGAGGGAAGTCGTGAGTCGCGGCACTTGTGGTATCGGAGTGCAAGACAGAAGGGCTCAAAGCTCTCTCCCGGGGCGCATATCAAAGGATGCGGGGAAAGAGCGCGGGCGTGCGACAGGGCGCGCGAAAAGCGCCGGCCGACCACCCCGCCGCCTTCCCCTCGAAGGCACGGGTCACTCGCACACGCTTATTATATACTTTAGTACAGTATATGGCGTGGGTTGTCGGCAGGTCTTCGGACTCGCAGGCGCGTGCGGCGAACCGCACACCTACTGGCCGTCGCTTCCCGGCCCGAAGGGGCCAGTGCGTTTGACGGCGGTCGTTCCTGCATACCGCTGCGGGGGCAGTTCCGGATTCGCACCGGGTTCCCTTTCTCGTCGGCCCGCACTCGGTGGGCCGAACCGACAACACGTTTCATCATCGTCGTCCGGTCTGTCTCTTCCACTTCCAAACTTCACGTCGCGGCTGTTTGAACGACGGACCGGGGACGGGCGAGCGGACTTTGAAGGTTATGCGGGCGGGCGGGGCAGACCGTCCGCGCGATCCCGGACGGCTTTGGCCGCGGCCACCATTGTCACCAGCGCCGGCCGAACTTCCTCCCACCGCCGGGTCTTGAGCCCGCAATCCGGGTTCACCCATATCTGGTCCGGGGCCAGCACGCCCAGGGCCTTCTCCAGCAACCGCTCGACCTCCGGCTGCGTTGGCACCCGGGGCGAATGGATGTCGTACACCCCCGGGCCGATTTCGTTCGGGTATCGGAACCGGGAAAACGCCCCGAGAAGTTCCATCTGCGACCGCGAAGTCTCGATCGAAATCACGTCGGCGTCGAGGGCCGCGATCGAGTCGATGATGTCGTTGAACTCGCAGTAACACATGTGGGTGTGGACCTGCGTCTCGTCCCTGGCGACTGCGGCCGACAGCCGGAAGGCGTCCACCGCCCAGCGGAGGTAGGCTACCCAGTCAGCCTTTCGGAGCGGGAGCCCTTCGCGGAGAGCCGGCTCGTCGATCTGCACGACCGCGGCCCCGCTGGCTTCCAGGTCCGCGACTTCGTCGCGGATGGCGAGGGCGATCTGCCAACAAGTGTCCCGCCGGGGTTGGTCGTCGCGGACGAACGACCACTGGAGGATGGTCACAGGGCCGGTCAGCATTCCCTTGACCGGCTTGTTAGTGAGCGACTGGGCGTAAGCCGTCCAGGTCGTGGTCATCGGCCCGCGGCGGCGCACGTCGCCGTAGATGATGGGCGGCTTGACGCACCGCGATCCGTAGCTCTGGACCCACCCGTTCTGGGTGAACGCGAACCCTTCGAGCTGCTCGCCGAAATATTCGACCATGTCGTTCCGCTCGAACTCGCCGTGGACCAGTACGTCGATCCCGACTTCTTCCTGCCACCGGATCGCCTGGGCGGTGTGTTCCCGGAGGAACGCATCGTAGTCGGTTTGCGTGAGCTTGCCGGCTTTAAACGCCGCCCGGGCTTTTCGCACGTCCTCGGTCTGCGGGAACGAGCCGATGGTGGTCGTGGGGAAGGCCGGAAGCGGCGTCCGCTTTCGTTGGGCGACCCGCCGGTCGGGATACGGGCGCCGGCGGGCGAGCATGTCCTCGGTGACGGTCGTTAGCCGCGACCGGACGGCCGGATTGTTCGTCAGTGGCGAGGTTCGGCGCCGTTCGAGCGCGGCCGCGTTCTCAGCCAGTTTGTCCGCGAGCCGGTGCCGGCCGTTGACCAGCGCCCGGGCGATGAGCGCCACCTCTTCCACTTTCTGCTTCGCGAAGGCCAGCCATTCCCGCACGGCGGGGTCGAGGGCGGTCTCGTCGGCGAGGTCGATCGGGGAGTGGAGCAACGAGCAGGAGGGGGCGACCATCACCCGCTGGACCTTGGCCGCCCGTTCTGCCGTCGCGAGGGCGGCGGCGAGGTCGGTCTTCCAGACGTTCCGCCCGTCGACGAGGCCGAGCGAGAGCGTGAGGCCCGGCGGCGCGGCCGCGAGGGCGGCGTCGAGCTGTTCGGGTCCGCGAACAAGA is drawn from Fimbriiglobus ruber and contains these coding sequences:
- a CDS encoding ribonucleoside-diphosphate reductase subunit alpha, whose protein sequence is MQVRKRNGSLEDVNVNKIVRAVQRCAGGLPHVDPMRVAVKTIGGLYDGATTAELDRLSIQTAAGLIAEEPEYSRLAARLLATYVDKEVENQDVHSFSQSIAAGYRHGLVAETTMGFVAANARKLNAAAGEPVPDLYEYFGLRTVYDRYLLRHPETRHVIETPAFFFLRVACGLAETAGDAIEFYRLLAAHRYLPSTPTLFNSGTARPQMSSCYLLDSPADNLEAIYDRYADVAKLSKFAGGIGLAYHRVRARGSLIRGTNGHSNGVVPWLKTLDASVAAVNQGGKRKGACCVYLETWHADIEEFLELRDNTGDPARRTYNLNLANWVPDLFMRRVEAGAEWSLFDPKVVPHLTDLFGAAFDAAYEEAEARGLAAKRLPAQDLYARMMRTLAETGNGWMTFKDACNRACNQTGATGAVVHSSNLCTEIVEVSSAGETAVCNLGSVNLARHVSPDGFDFDALAETVRTAVRFLDRVIDINFYPTPEAAASNQRWRPVGLGVMGLQDVFFTLRLPFDAPAARELSRRIQEEIYYHALSTSCDLAESRGSHPNFHETRAAGGVLQIDLWGVTPTKAARWDALRARIRQTGLRNSLLVAIAPTATIASIVGAYECVEPQVSNLFKRETLSGEFLQLNRYLVDDLKALGLWTDAVRARIKLADGSVQGIEELPADLRSVYRTAWEVPMRALIDMAAERGPFIDQSQSLNLFLESPTIGKMSSMYMYAWKKGLKTTYYLRSRPATAIAKTTVTKAAAATQAVACSLENPGSCDACQ
- the metE gene encoding 5-methyltetrahydropteroyltriglutamate--homocysteine S-methyltransferase, with amino-acid sequence MSIATNLGFPRMGRHRELKKALEQYWAGKATAAHLQETAREMRRAHWQLQRAAGLDVVPCNDFSLYDHVLDTAVMVGVVPDRFASITDELDRYFAMARGGKARDGQPGPTALEMTKWFDTNYHYLVPEFRHDQTFHLATTKPVDEFLEARALGLVARPVLVGPVTFLLLGKAKEAGFAPLDLLPALLPVYEELLGKLAAAGAGWVQFDEPCLVTDVGDDVLAAVEQVYSRFAAKAPAVKILLATYFGSLGAALPRVLKLPVAAVHLDLVRGPEQLDAALAAAPPGLTLSLGLVDGRNVWKTDLAAALATAERAAKVQRVMVAPSCSLLHSPIDLADETALDPAVREWLAFAKQKVEEVALIARALVNGRHRLADKLAENAAALERRRTSPLTNNPAVRSRLTTVTEDMLARRRPYPDRRVAQRKRTPLPAFPTTTIGSFPQTEDVRKARAAFKAGKLTQTDYDAFLREHTAQAIRWQEEVGIDVLVHGEFERNDMVEYFGEQLEGFAFTQNGWVQSYGSRCVKPPIIYGDVRRRGPMTTTWTAYAQSLTNKPVKGMLTGPVTILQWSFVRDDQPRRDTCWQIALAIRDEVADLEASGAAVVQIDEPALREGLPLRKADWVAYLRWAVDAFRLSAAVARDETQVHTHMCYCEFNDIIDSIAALDADVISIETSRSQMELLGAFSRFRYPNEIGPGVYDIHSPRVPTQPEVERLLEKALGVLAPDQIWVNPDCGLKTRRWEEVRPALVTMVAAAKAVRDRADGLPRPPA